Proteins encoded within one genomic window of Humulus lupulus chromosome 1, drHumLupu1.1, whole genome shotgun sequence:
- the LOC133794508 gene encoding glutaredoxin-C13-like, which yields MDKVMRLASEKGVVIFSKSSCCLCYAVNILFQELRVNPAVHEIDQDPEGREMEKALSRLGCNAPVPAVFIDGKLVGSTNEVMSLHLSGSLIPLLKPYQTLS from the coding sequence ATGGACAAGGTAATGAGATTGGCCTCAGAGAAGGGAGTAGTGATCTTTAGCAAGAGCTCATGTTGTCTGTGCTAtgcagtcaacattttgttccAAGAACTGAGAGTCAACCCAGCTGTTCATGAGATTGACCAAGACCCTGAAGGCCGGGAAATGGAGAAGGCTCTTTCGAGGTTGGGGTGCAACGCGCCAGTGCCTGCTGTATTCATCGATGGGAAGCTGGTTGGCTCCACCAATGAAGTCATGTCTCTCCACCTAAGTGGCTCCCTGATTCCTCTGCTGAAGCCTTACCAGACTCTATCTTAA
- the LOC133803144 gene encoding glutaredoxin-C11 gives MDKVRDLASQRAAVIFTRSSCYMCHTVKALFYELGASPAIHELDRNANGKEMEWALREQMGCNPAVPAVFIGGKFVGSAKDIISLHVDGSLKQMLIDARAIWF, from the coding sequence ATGGACAAAGTAAGAGACTTGGCATCACAAAGAGCTGCTGTGATCTTCACCAGGAGCTCATGCTATATGTGTCACACAGTGAAGGCACTCTTCTATGAGCTTGGAGCGAGCCCGGCGATCCATGAGCTTGACCGCAATGCCAATGGGAAGGAGATGGAGTGGGCTTTGCGCGAGCAGATGGGGTGTAACCCTGCTGTCCCAGCTGTGTTTATAGGAGGAAAGTTTGTTGGGTCAGCTAAAGATATTATATCTCTCCATGTTGATGGCTCTCTCAAGCAAATGCTCATTGATGCTAGAGCCATCTGGTTCTAG